Within Candidatus Dojkabacteria bacterium, the genomic segment TGTCGCTTCTGTGCCTCCCATTCAGAGATGTTGGAATCACCGACAAGCGGATAAAGACCGAAATGCTGTGCATCTCTTAGGAATAGTCGATATCCGATTCTTGACTCTTTTTTCCCGTAATAATCCTCGACTGTAGCCATATTATTGGTATTTTAACACAATTAGGAATCTATCCTGCCGCTAAATATGGTATAACCGCCCATGTATGAATCTATTATCGCTAAAGCACTTCAACAAAGAGCAGAATACCAACTCCGCCACCAAGCCTTTCCGTGGGGAAATATGCCGAGCGAGGGTTTTGAAGCATGCTTGACCGACCCGTATGGTGAACCGTTCGAGATCTGTACTATAACTTCTGCTGGAGTACTTGTTGTTACACACAATCTTTCAGGTGGGCTTTCTGTCTTGTTTGTCAACGAAGAGGGAAATAGATGGGATATACCTTCAGAACACGTAGAATTAACAGATAGATCGCCAGCGGATACAGCAAGGCGCGAATTTCTAGAGGAAACAAGGCTCCAACTCACAACAGAACTGTATCCATTAACCTATTCAATTAGACACAACAGTAGTAGAAGAATTGGACTGCAGTTTGTTACAGCTGCCAGCCACTTCCCAGAGCTGAATGCCGATACTTTGATTAGAGAGGACGACTTGGGCAGATTTTACTACCAGATACCTACTGAAACTGGCTTATATAGCATGGCAGAAGAGCCAATAGAGGTTTTCTTCTCGCCTAGAGACACATTGCTAAGCCTCTACAGCCGTAACCAGTGGGCATACACAAAAACCTTGGCTGCATTGGAAGAAAAAGTCGCACTTCTGCATGAGTCAGGGCTGTTACCGTAAAGAATCCTCTTCTAAAGCGATTTTATAATGATGTGGTTGATGGAGTGCTGTTTAAAAAGCAGACAGATGAGTGGCAAATGCCCTCAGAACCATCCACTCTATGGAAACATAGAGAAGCCTAAGACCACACGGAGGTGAGGTATGTCAAACACATACCTGTTGTTCGCTTCTGCAGCGTTAGTGACTTTAGGCGCCTTCTTGGGGACTAGAAACAGGCGCTGGTTGCTTGTTTCCGTCGCCGGGACAGTCAGCCTGATATTTTTATGGCTGACCAACGGAAGCGAGCAGATATGGCAAGCGAATCTCTTCATCGGTGGTCTTCTGATTCTCTCCACTGTTGGGCCAATTAGCCAAAGGGCTAAAATATTGGCACAGCAAGGCGAGAAGCAGAGATCCTCGAGATGGGGGATAGCCGCGGGCATCATTACGCTGATAAGTTCGGCACTAATGTTGCCATGGCCAATCTCCCAGCTGGGATAGGCTTGTCCTGGAGCTACCAATAAGTCCGCTTATGGGTAGCTCCACTTCAATATATGGTTGGAACTCACGAGATTCACAACAAAATAGACTATAATAGTCAGATGAAAACCCTTAGCCGCACATTCTTCAGACGACCGCCAGAGCAGGTAGCACCCGATCTACTAGGCAAGCTACTAGTGAGAGAACTAGGCGGCCAACTACTAATAGGCAGAATCGTCGAGACAGAGGCATACCTAGCAGAAGATGATGACGCAGCTCACGCATCAAGAGGCAAAACAGCTGCCAATTCATCGCTTTTTCTGGACGGAGGACACGCCTATGTCCATCGAATCCACACATATTACTGCCTTGACGCTGTATGCCAGACACAAAATGCTGGGGGAAGTGTGCTTATCAGGGCGCTAGAGCCAATCCAAGGGATTGAGGCTATGAAGAAGCTGAGAAATAAGCAAGGGCTCATGGATCTGACTACAGGGCCAGGTAAGCTATGCATGGCATTCGGCATTGATAAGAGCCTGGATGGCATTGATCTTACAAGAAATGATTCACCATTAAGGATATGTGACGCAAATAGTAGTGGTAAATTTGCTGTAGAGATCTCTCGAAGGATAGGTATTAGTAAATCAACTGAGTTTGAGCTAAGGTATGCACTCTCAGAAAGCAAGTTTGTATCTAGGTAGATACAATTCGTTAGGCATCAAGAGTATTCTCCTGCCATTATGCGATAGACAAGCCACATACTTGCCCCTATAATCTCCAGTATATAATCTCAATCCTAGCTCAATGGAAAACTCAACCGAGACAACTACAACAAACAATACAACGACTACACCAAGCAAGAGCAAGAAAAAGCCACTTCTAATTGTTGCTATCCTCCTAATCGTTATGCTCGCAAGCTGCGCAACATGTGGAATAGCTTTCTACGTAATTATGCAAGCGGTTGGTGAAGGAGCAAGAGATATCAATTCTACAGTGGTGGTACCACTATGTGAGGATTCCAAAAATGGTAATGTGACAAGCTACTTTTCGCCTGAGTTCAAATTAGAAAACGACGCTGAAGCTGTAGCCGAAAAGGCCTTTGGTAGCTATGAAAATTGTGACGAGCTGAAGATAGATTCCTTTTCTGCCATCTTTACTAAACAGCACTCGGTAATGATCCAGGCAGATCTGTCTGGTACAACGGCTGATTATTCATTTAGAAACGATGATGGAGTAAGTGTTAAGCTCTATCTGAAGCAGGATGGAGAGGCCTGGGTGATAACAAATGTCTCGTTTATTGAGCTTTATTAGGCTAACGAGATTCTCAAGATACAAATTCAAAGCCCATAGTGGTATAATCCCAGGCATTTACATTGTACTTACAAACCTAAAGACGTTATGTACGCGTTCGATCCGTATAACAACGAAGGTCGTTCATTTCCAGATGACCCACAAAACTGCTTCCAATCAGCAATTAGGATAGTTGAAGCCCATGGCGCAGGGGATGTGTATTGGCTGCCTGAACAAGAACACTTTTATATGTTGTAGTACCTGGGCAAGAATACGCTTTCGGCGAAAGAAACGATAAACCCAAGTTGAGTGCCTCTTATGTAGTGCAACACGGTCAACTCCAATGCATTACAGATGGTGATATTGCTCTTTGGAGCTAGTCATGTCTACCAATAAACCGTCAATAGTAGTGGCCTTATCGATAACTTTCTTTGGCTACTTATACCAAGGAACCATCTTCGCAGCATCAAACCCCTCAAAATTCTCAAGCCTTCCTACAACAGTTCCTATCAAGCCGTAATCCTCACCCTTCTCCCACGCCGCTTTCGAGCCATTTACAAAATCGACCAAAGCATCTCGTAGCTCAGAGTTAGAAAAAACATCAGTGACAGGCGCGCTATCGGCAGACCCACTAGGCACTTTAATAGGCGCTTTTGGCAGCTTAAATACCATCTGCTCAGCCTTTTGGAGCGTCTCTGAGTTTATACCTGGGATTGACTTAACCTCTGCGATAAGGGCTTTTACTGCTGCCTCGTCCATAATGTGAATGATGAAATATTATCTTATTAACCATTGTAGCAACCACTATTCAATTCCACAAACCTGCCAACAGATGGAGAGCCTAAGCCCCCCATCTGAATAAACTATGCTACAACGTGCAGTTTGTACTGTTATGGTAGTATCGAACAGACGAGATGGTTGAAAGACCATTCTGAACTATCGGCACACCATTAGAATAGGTATCGATACCGAGATCCCACATAGAGCCGGTAATACACCGTGTCGAGCCTCCACCGTTAGCATGCTGATATATTCGCGCTGATTTGAAAGGGGGCACATACATAGAACGTGTAAGGTCATTAAATGTTGTTAGGTTGTATAGCCCTGGATTGACATACTGCTGCCTTGGTCCATTGCAGTTTGCGTTCTCAAAGAGATTTAGTTGAGATGCGCTAAAGGTATTGCAGTGTGAGCCATCGTGCTCAAAAGGTGCGGCGAAGATGTTTGGACCACCTGTATTGAAAAGAGCCTTACCTTGGCCCAATAGAACTCTACCTTGCTGTCCATTTAAGTATGAATAGATATTCTTATACAGCACTGAATGCAAGTGACAGTACTGCGTTCCTGTATTACCAACAAGACCTAGAAATTGTCCCGCTTGCACTGTTGTACCCACTGGAGGAGAGACCGAGCCAGAAACCAGATGAGCGCCCCTCCATGCGAAGTTGCTGTTTTGATTGGACTGAATAACTACCTGATATCCATAACCTGGATCAGGGTTCGCAACGCCTTTAAAGATAATTGTACCTGAGATAGGAACCACTACATGCTTATAGCAATCCTCATTATAGGATCTCCAGTTCCAATCATCTGCATAGTAGTCACCACCATAATGGTAAGGACTGCCTGTCACTACCTGCCAGTTACCCGTAACACCACCATAATTGCCCAATCGATTATCCCAGCTAGCACCTCTCTGCGCCCAGATAATATGTGAAGTCCCTGAAGAATTGAGCGCAAATGGAACCATCGCCCAAGCGCTACTTGGGACCGCCAAGATTAAGAGCGCTATTGCGATCGTCAACACACCACTCTTTACCCTCCTGAAACAACGGCGAATTGCCATTCTGATATGTCTAAAAAATTATATATGCTGTACCCAAACTTATATAACTCTACTTTTAGTATCTCAAAATTTGGTAGCGAAAAGTAGTAGCGGAGCTAACCTGTAGTGCAGTACCCATACATGTAAGTGTGGTAGTATAGATCAATGAGAATTTTGACTATCCAAAATGCATTGAGACTCGAAGAGATAGCGATGTTTGCGCTGAGTGTTATAGGATTTTTCTATTATGGTGGCTCGGCTATCCTGTTTTTCCTACTTATACTGCTGCCAGATATAGGTATGCTTGGATATCTGATAAATCCGAAGGTTGGGGCAATGACCTATAATACCTTGCATCATAAGGGTTTAGCGATCTTGCTTTTCTTAGCTGGTGTAGTAGGGCAATTCGAGCCGCTTTTACTTATAGGAATTATCATCTTTGCTCACTCAAGCATTGATAGAGCTCTCGGATATGGACTCAAATATAGGAGTGACTTCAAGATGACTCACTTAGGCGAAATTGGCCGCAAAGAGTAGTGGCTACGATGTTTTGCATAGCAGCTCTTTATCAGCTTTTGACATCTTTTTAACAAATGCTTCTCGTTTCTGCGCGTCAGATCTATTTGCAAACTCCTCGGTATAAACGACCTGAAAGGGTAGGTGAGCCCTCACATATTTTGAGCCTGTTCCCGCTCTGTGCGCCTCCATACGGGCCTTGAGATTATTGGTGATCCCTGTGTAGAGGGAGTTGTTGGCGCATCGGAGGATATATAGGTAATACACGGCTACGCAAATCTCAAAGTACACTCAGAGCGATTGAAGCAGCAAGGCCTCCTCTTACCAGCCCTAAATCTAGACGCCAGACTATCAATGCGCTTCTGCCTTGTTTCAGCCTTTTTCGTACCATTTATCCATCTAATCCAATCCCAAC encodes:
- a CDS encoding NUDIX hydrolase gives rise to the protein MYESIIAKALQQRAEYQLRHQAFPWGNMPSEGFEACLTDPYGEPFEICTITSAGVLVVTHNLSGGLSVLFVNEEGNRWDIPSEHVELTDRSPADTARREFLEETRLQLTTELYPLTYSIRHNSSRRIGLQFVTAASHFPELNADTLIREDDLGRFYYQIPTETGLYSMAEEPIEVFFSPRDTLLSLYSRNQWAYTKTLAALEEKVALLHESGLLP
- a CDS encoding DNA-3-methyladenine glycosylase, with product MKTLSRTFFRRPPEQVAPDLLGKLLVRELGGQLLIGRIVETEAYLAEDDDAAHASRGKTAANSSLFLDGGHAYVHRIHTYYCLDAVCQTQNAGGSVLIRALEPIQGIEAMKKLRNKQGLMDLTTGPGKLCMAFGIDKSLDGIDLTRNDSPLRICDANSSGKFAVEISRRIGISKSTEFELRYALSESKFVSR
- a CDS encoding M23 family metallopeptidase, with the protein product MAIRRCFRRVKSGVLTIAIALLILAVPSSAWAMVPFALNSSGTSHIIWAQRGASWDNRLGNYGGVTGNWQVVTGSPYHYGGDYYADDWNWRSYNEDCYKHVVVPISGTIIFKGVANPDPGYGYQVVIQSNQNSNFAWRGAHLVSGSVSPPVGTTVQAGQFLGLVGNTGTQYCHLHSVLYKNIYSYLNGQQGRVLLGQGKALFNTGGPNIFAAPFEHDGSHCNTFSASQLNLFENANCNGPRQQYVNPGLYNLTTFNDLTRSMYVPPFKSARIYQHANGGGSTRCITGSMWDLGIDTYSNGVPIVQNGLSTISSVRYYHNSTNCTL
- a CDS encoding DUF4260 domain-containing protein — protein: MRILTIQNALRLEEIAMFALSVIGFFYYGGSAILFFLLILLPDIGMLGYLINPKVGAMTYNTLHHKGLAILLFLAGVVGQFEPLLLIGIIIFAHSSIDRALGYGLKYRSDFKMTHLGEIGRKE
- a CDS encoding GIY-YIG nuclease family protein translates to MYYLYILRCANNSLYTGITNNLKARMEAHRAGTGSKYVRAHLPFQVVYTEEFANRSDAQKREAFVKKMSKADKELLCKTS